The window CCAGGCGGACGACAATCTGAAAGCGAGGATCGATCTTATGGTACAGAAAAAACACACACGCAGCGTATGGAAAAAGGTCACAGTCGGCTTGGCGGCAGCACTGTGCCTGACCATGGCAGGCGCCCTGGCCAGCGGGCAGTTTGCCTCTCTGCAAACCAGCCTGAACCCCGAGGATATGCAGTTTTCGGTGGAGGACTTGCAGAAGGACACGGCCCAGATCGCGGATGGTATCACCATTCCCGAACAGCTGGCGGGCTATGATTTCCAGAAGGGCTGTGTACAATACACCGACAAACTGGATGACGACGGCAACCGGCTGGACTCCTATCCGAGTCTGGAGGCCGACTACGGCACCAGCATCAACGGCGACGGCACGGTCTTGACCTACACCGCGCGGGCCTATGACAACGATTTGGACGGCGCGGACGCCCCCCCGGCCCAGTCGTATGAGGGCCAGCCGAACGAGACCCGGGAGATTGACGGCGTGACGGTCACCTATCATGCGGACCGCTATCTCTTCCTGCCCGAAGATATGCAGCCGACCGCCGAAGAACAGGCCCTTGCAGACAACAACGAACTGTACATCTCCTACGGCGTAGCCGAGCGCGAGGAAGATACCTATCAGTACGTTTCCTGGCAGGTGGGCGATGTTGTCTATGAGCTGCTTACCAAGGATACCACCCTTTCGGCAGACGATCTGTTTGCCGCAGCGGCCGATGCCCTATAAAAACAAGCAGCCGTCCGGACCCCAAAGTCCGGACGGCTTTTTTTATGTGAGCGATTGCAACAGTTTGCACAGCGCAGCAAAATCGATGGGCTTTACGATGTGGGCATTCATCCCGGCCGCCTGAGTCTCGGCAATATCCTCGGGGAAGGCATTGGCCGTGACCGCAATGATGGGAATGGTGCGCGCATCCGCGCGTTCCATGGCGCGGATGGCCCGCGCAGCCTGGCAGCCGTTTAGGTTCGGCATCTGCATATCCATCAGGATGGCGTCCAGCTCGCCCGGCTTGGACGCGGCGAACGCATCCACGGCCTGCTGGCCGTCCCACGCCTGCACCATCTGGACCCCCTGCATGGACAAAATCTCGGTGGCGATCTCCATGTTGATCTCATTGTCCTCGGCGAGCAGCAGCGTTTTTCCGGTCAGTTCAAACGGGGCTTGCTCCTTCTCAGCCGGGGCCGGTTCGGGCTCCTGTGCCGCTTGCAGCGGCAGCGTGACAGTGAATACACTGCCCTTGCCCAGTTCGCTTGTGACGCTGATTTCGCCGTCCATGCGCTTGACCAGGCTGTGGACAATGGCCATGCCCAGGCCTGTACCGGTCACCGACCGCGCGTGAAAGCGCGTTTCCCGCGCATATGGCTCAAAGACATGCTCCAAAAATTCCTGCGACATGCCGACGCCAGTGTCCTCGACCGCGATCTGGTATTTGCCGTATTTGTGCGCCGTCTTTTCGGTCAGATGCACGGTGACCGACGCGCCCGATTCGCTGTATTTGAGGGCATTGGACAGCAGATTGTTGAGGATTTGGGTCAGGCGTGCCGCATCGCCCAGCACCATGCGGCTGTGCAGGTCGCTGACCAAAATCAGCTCCTTTTGCTCCTGCTGGGCCTGATAGCGGAAGAGGTCGATGCAGTCCTCCACGCATTTCTGCAAATCCATGGGGTGGTAATCGAGCGAGATTTTGCCCTGCTCCATGCGGGAGATCTCGAGCACATCGTTGATGAGGTCGAGCATCTGCCGGCCGGAGCGCTGGATTTTGTCCAGCGTTTCGCGCATCTTGTCCGGCTCATCCAGACTGTGCTGCGCCAGTTCGGACAGGCCGATGATGGCATGCAGCGGGGTGCGCATATCGTGCGACATGTTGCTGAAAAACGCATTTTTATCCGCTTCGCTGCGGCGAGACAGTTCAAGCGCATTTTGCAGCAGCTCGAGCTGCTCGAGCTGGCGGGTCTTTTCCTCATTGACTTCCCGGAAGGCCAGCACGACTTCATCCTGGGCAAATGCTTTGTCAAACAGGATGCTGACATGCACCCAGCGCTCGCCACCCTCAAACCGGCGCAGATAATCCCCGCCGAATTCCGATACCTGATCGTGCACCAGCTGCTGGATATTGTCCAGCGAAAAGCTGCTGGCAAACTCCTGATAGGTGCTGCTGGCGACCACTGCCTGAATGGTATGCAAAAGATCGTCGTACCGCCCCATGGCGCCCAGTTGTTTTCTGGTATCTGGGGCGCATTTGATGGTTTCATAGGTTCCGGTCTTGTAGTTGACGCGATACAGCGCATAATACAGATTGCCCAGCGCCTGCACGGTATCATGGGTGCGCCACATGCGCCGGTTCAGCCGGAAATCGCGCACGGACAACAGTACCGCAGCCAGTAAAAACAGGCCGGACAGCACCAAAAACAGATGATAAATGGTGGTCAGTTCGCGCAAAACGGTCTGGAACGGGATGGTCAGCACGGTGGTCCAGCCGTTGCTCATCTGATAATAATACACGCCGCACAGCCATCCATCCGGACCGGTCACGCTCGCATCATAGGGCGCCAGGGAGCCGTCTTCGATGCCGTCCAGCAGGCCATCGACGTATTCCTGCGGGGTCTGCTTGTGGTTGGAGCCCTCCATATGGGACTGCAACACGGTGCCATTCTGGTCGCACAGAAAATAAGAGCTGCCTTCGGGCAGGGATTGCAGCTCGGCCGCATGAAAATCATCCGGAAAGACATCGAACATGAGCATATTGTCCGAATGCGTGGCCTTTTGCGCGATGGTAAACACCGGCTCACCGGTGATCGCGTCCTGGTACGCTGGGGTAAAAATCACTTCGCCGCCAGCCTGCATGGCCATGCGATACCATTCAGTCGCGGTGAAATCGTAGGTCTCATCCCCTTCCCAAGGGTTGGCGGCCACGATGTGCCCTTCGACGATCGCATACAGGTCCACCGACTCATCTTGCAGCACCTGCGCCATTTTGGTGAAAAAATCCTGGCTCCAGGACTGAATCTCCTGCTCATCCACCTGGTCGACCGTCAGCTGGTCCAGATATTCGGTGCCCAGTTCCATCATGGTGCTGTATGTATCGATTTGGCTTTGTTCGGCGGCTGCATAGTTCTTGGTCAGCGATGAGCCCAGCTGCTGGGCGTTTTGCAAAAGCTGCTCCCGCATCACATAAAGACTGAATACCGTCAGTACAGCAAACACCAGCAGAAACAAAATATGAAAACACAGATTCCGCAGCGTTGCATTGCGGACTTTGGCGTATCGTTTCATGGTTTTCCCCCTTTGATCCGGCCTGTCAAGGGCCGGAATCCTCACTGCCAGTATGGAACATCTGCGCCCATTTGTCAATCTTTTGCACCCGGCTTTGCCTGTTGCCGCTTGTCGTTTTCTGCGGTATAATAAAAATAACCTTTGGCTTATGGGAGGAACATCATGGAGCAACACGTTTTTCTGCAAAAACTTCAGAAGGCTGGCATCAATACCGACCAGGCCATCGGCCGGTTTATGGGCAACACTTCGCTCTTTTTGCAATTTGTCCGCCGTTTGCCCCAGGCGCTGCGGTTTGAAGACATCCGCCGGGCGCTGGAAGCCCAGGACGATGAAACATTTTATATGTTGGTGCACACCTTA of the Intestinibacillus sp. Marseille-P6563 genome contains:
- a CDS encoding Hpt domain-containing protein, with product MEQHVFLQKLQKAGINTDQAIGRFMGNTSLFLQFVRRLPQALRFEDIRRALEAQDDETFYMLVHTLKGTAANLSAENLAECTQAILVEYRASGFKHQKKLEGLLQQAETESEKLSQTLREWDAEH
- a CDS encoding hybrid sensor histidine kinase/response regulator, which codes for MKRYAKVRNATLRNLCFHILFLLVFAVLTVFSLYVMREQLLQNAQQLGSSLTKNYAAAEQSQIDTYSTMMELGTEYLDQLTVDQVDEQEIQSWSQDFFTKMAQVLQDESVDLYAIVEGHIVAANPWEGDETYDFTATEWYRMAMQAGGEVIFTPAYQDAITGEPVFTIAQKATHSDNMLMFDVFPDDFHAAELQSLPEGSSYFLCDQNGTVLQSHMEGSNHKQTPQEYVDGLLDGIEDGSLAPYDASVTGPDGWLCGVYYYQMSNGWTTVLTIPFQTVLRELTTIYHLFLVLSGLFLLAAVLLSVRDFRLNRRMWRTHDTVQALGNLYYALYRVNYKTGTYETIKCAPDTRKQLGAMGRYDDLLHTIQAVVASSTYQEFASSFSLDNIQQLVHDQVSEFGGDYLRRFEGGERWVHVSILFDKAFAQDEVVLAFREVNEEKTRQLEQLELLQNALELSRRSEADKNAFFSNMSHDMRTPLHAIIGLSELAQHSLDEPDKMRETLDKIQRSGRQMLDLINDVLEISRMEQGKISLDYHPMDLQKCVEDCIDLFRYQAQQEQKELILVSDLHSRMVLGDAARLTQILNNLLSNALKYSESGASVTVHLTEKTAHKYGKYQIAVEDTGVGMSQEFLEHVFEPYARETRFHARSVTGTGLGMAIVHSLVKRMDGEISVTSELGKGSVFTVTLPLQAAQEPEPAPAEKEQAPFELTGKTLLLAEDNEINMEIATEILSMQGVQMVQAWDGQQAVDAFAASKPGELDAILMDMQMPNLNGCQAARAIRAMERADARTIPIIAVTANAFPEDIAETQAAGMNAHIVKPIDFAALCKLLQSLT